GGTTCTCGTATAGATTTATCCACAATTTGTTTAAATTTTACTTGGTGGCTGTGTTTGAATATTAGTAGCTCAGGGGGGTGGTTAGGCTGTTGGTTTGAACCTGATTAATTTGCATTTCATAAAAAGGTATTtaaactttttattaagtctgcactactgatttttctcatcattcctgtcacctaTTTCCTGTATGACTGtgtcttgttgcttgtatcctaagacttttattaatattgatagtttcttcattgcttgtttgacccctatgacaatcattaagtgtgattCTTGACAGAtctatattttatgtacactgagagcatatgcaccaagacaaattccttgtgtgtccaatcacacttggccaataaagaattctattctattctattctattctattctattctattctaaagactaGTTGGCTAGACAAGCCCAACTCAAAACATGCAGACAatgtctcatagaaacatagaaacatagaagattgatggcagaaaaagacctcaaggtccatctagtctgcccttatattatttcctttattttatcttaggatggatatatgtttgtcccaagcatgtttaaattcagttcctgtggatttaccaaccacgtctgctggaagtttgttccaagcatctacagtacttctctttcagtcaaataatattttctcatgttgcttttgatctttcccccaactaacctcagattgtgctcccttgttcttgggttcactttcctattaaaaacacttccctcctgaaccttatttaacccttgaacatatttaaatgtttcgatcatgtcccctcttttccttctgtcctccagcgtatacagattgagttcatgaagtctttcctgataagtttcatgtgtcattgtgttcaataaataattgttgaagaaaaaaaaatgtggtgcattactggGCGACCCTCATCATATATTAATATCgtcatatctttgtatactaccaatatgtacttgattaaataaataaataagcgggTAAGtaagtattaaataaataaacacacaagtaaataaacaaaataagttgCCAATGCTGAAAAACACTAGTTTAGACTTTAAGAAAGAGTCCAAAAAAAGAgagtggatttttatttttatttttttaatatttgcttACATTTGCATGGCAACGATTCTCATATATTTCACCAATGGGGACACCGCTCGATGTATTGACTCAGGGGAAAAGAAATAGCTGAGCTGAAAGTCCAGGATCCAAACTCTTTCTGAGAAACTGCCCACTCAGAGAAAAAGGACTGCAAACTTTTATTGACTTTTGCAGCTCCCTTTTAGATCGACGGCTGTTAGGGGGAAACACTTTGGCTAAGCTAAGCAAGGTTTCTATGGCAAGACTCCTGCCTCATTTATTTCCCCTTGCCAGAAAATCCATGGGCAACCTGAGTTCGGCTCATTCTCTAATGCTGCAATCTGTCACCATTAAAGCTTTTATTGTCACACGGAGTTTCTTTTAATTCACAGCGTCTTGGGTCCAAACGAGCAGCCTGCGCAACATCCATTGGGACCTCAGGAACATTGGGAAGAGACTCTAAATTTCCAGGAAATATTCCCAGACGGAGAGCGGAAAGATTAAAAATAGCAATTGAACTTAAAGATGGCTGCGTTGCATGACTAAAGCAACAGAACACTTATTTTGTAATAAATACGATTTACAGACTCATACAAAACAAGAAGGCTCCTCTTagtgcagtatttctcaacccGGATTGCtttaaggtgggtggacttcaactcccagaattccctgggaggaaggctgggaattctgggagttgaagtccactgccAAAGCTGAGaaacactacagtgttccctcaattttcgcgggggatgcgttccaagaccgcccgcgaaagtagaatttccgcgaagtagagatgtggaagtaaatacactatttttggctatgaacagtatcacaagccttcccttaacactttaaacccctaaactgcaatttctcattcccttagcaaccatttagattattactcaccatgtttatttattaaagtttattaaaaaatatatttattaaaggcggatgaaagtttggcaatgacatatgacgtcatcgggcagaaaaaactgtggtatagggggggaaaaccgcaaagtattttttaattaatagttttgaaaaaccgtggtatagccatttcgcgaagttcaaacccgtgaaaatcgagggaccactgtattccaatgTGCAGTATAGCGAGCTATTGAAAATAGATTGTTTTCTGAGGTTTTAAATATTCTCTCCTTTTTGTATTTAAGGAGGTTTAATAGAACCTGCTACAATTTTTAGAGAGAGTAAAACGttttagtttttaatttattattttatttttgtatttgtcaaaaaattataggatggtaatttgtacaaataaaacattagataagtaatgatagaagacaatttCAAGACTGGCGGAgtcaggtattttgttgtgagtggaagagtgaaggactcttcttgtgaaatatttctggactctctcgattgtgttgatgtcagatatgcaatgtgggttccatacaggagagctgtattctaggattggcctgacaaatgttttgtaagcgcttgttagcagttcaatattaccagagaagaagctgcaaaggattaggttaacaactctttgcTAATTAACATTCATGCCACAGATGTACAGGAAGAAAAACTGGATCGTTGCAAGCCCTTAGAcagttgttgttgcttttaataaaaaaaaagcttgcaaaacCCTCCTTTTTAAATTATTGTCTCTCTTGCAGAGAGAATTGGCGAGAGAAAAATAGGCAAACTGTGGCAGATCATGTAAATGGAGCATTTCAATAGCAGCGTTTCAAAAAACAATTAGGATTATTATTACGCACCGCGCCTGGTTTGTAGAAAATGAATTTGCTCCAGAAACACTAACACTGCTTCACGCACCACACAGCGCCACAAATTTATTACACTAAATAAAAACCCCAGGCTAGGTTTGATTTATCTATCAAAGCGTAAACCATGATGCTTCATTCCCCCTTCGCCCGCGTGGCTTATTCAATTTTGGCTTAGAGGGATGTGCACATTTAGCAAGTTAAATCTGGCAATACATAGTTAAGTGAAGcatgtcttagaaacatagaagattgagggcagaaaaagacctcctggtccatctagtctgcccttatactatttcctgtattttatcttaggatggttctatgtttatcccagacatgtttaaattcagtgactgtggatttaccaaccacatcttctgCGCAGAcgcaaagaaagggaagggaaaacctatttattgttggtttttttaacaaCAAAAACAGCCTTTCTTTTTTTGTGTACAACGGCGGGGAAAACATGTAACACACAAAATCATGACCATCCCAACTGCCTGTTCTACATGTGATATCATCACGTCTGCTCCAGACATACGCGGTGTCAATTTGATGTCCAtaaaatctttattattattatttgttataaaACATAATACCATTTTGCTGTGCCCATCGCTGGTGGGACATTGGAATCACTGTTACATGGTAATGCCCAAGATGTATACATGTTGATTGATGTCTTAGTGACACCAAGTAGCACAGACACCACAGTAAGGAAAACCATTGTTCAGTCTGtccatcaataaataaataaattaaaataaatagctcATCTCTTTAAAAGTGGACTCTCTTGCTTGCCTGTCTCCCAAGATGGATGGATATgtaggatgggtgggtgggtagaacattggatggatggatagatggatggatggattgtgaacttcaactcccagaattcctgagccaatcatgctagctcaggaattctgggggttgaaatccacatgtcttagaagagccaactttgccttcccctgctctagatcagtgatggcgaacctatggcacaggtgccacaggtggcacgcggagccatatctgctggcacgggagctgttgccctagctccaaTGTggatgtatgtgccggccagctgatttttggctcgcacagaggctctgggaggacgtttttggcttccagggagccttcagggggatgggggCGGGCGTttttggctccaggaaagcctttggagcctggggagggcaaaacatgagctacTGGCCCCACCAAAAGTcaggaaaacaggccatttttggccaccAGAGTGTCTCTCggtggcaggggaagctattttcgccctccctaggcattgaattatgggtgtggggactcACGCATGAACTATTTCGGCACTCgatgaaaaaaaggttccccatcactgctctaaatcatACTTAACTTCCACCTTTTCGCAAACGGCCTAGGACATCTGTTGGGGGCCATTGTCCCATTTTGTCTGCCCCCAGTTCTGTGAAGTAGGGTTGGCTCAGAGTAGCAGCAAGTCCAACCACATCCAACCGAGTTTCACGACTGAGAAGGGAGGCGAACCCTGCATTTCTCCAGACGTAGTCCCGCGATCTACCTACAACGCCTCGGCCCCTCCGCTCCATTGGTGTTTCAAACAAGACCTCGGAGGTACAGCCCAGACTAATTATCGACGCTAAATCTTGGAGAACAACCCACAATAGGGGTCAGTGACTCTTGAGATATCCGTTGGCGTTCAAGTCCACCTCTTTGTtccaccaagacctccaggcttGATATTTCTTCATGGTTTTACGCCGGGCAAACCTAAAAATGCTGACCATGAAAACGCAAGAGACCGCGTACATGATGAACCCTCCAACCTTGATGAAGACCCTCGGCCTGGGGGACAGCAACACACAGTACATCAGCCAGGCCCCGACCCCGATCCTCACGCCCGCGAAGAGCACCACGAAGAGGAAGTCCACCACGTCTCCTATCAAGCTGGGGTACAGCCCTTTCTCCCGCAGGAACCAGCGGGCCTGCAGGAAGGGGTTGGTGAGTTCACTGCCAAAGATGACGGCGTTGACCTCGCCGGCGGACTCGCCCAAGGCCAGGGAGGCGCTGATGCCCAGGATGCTGACAGAATGGTGGACCAACATCAAAGGACCTTCGGCCTTAAAGTAGACGCACCAGCCCAGGTCGAACAGGAAGTAACCCAAACTGATGCACAAGGCATGGACCTGAAGCACCGTATTTGGATACCCTAGAAGacgagaaaagggagagaggagaatcCCAGGTTACAAgcacaggcagtgaagggctgcaaatttttttgctaccacactgtggcttattttgtgggtgtggcttgtgggcCATGggacaggtgggagtggcttgacaatcatgtgagcagggcgtggcttaaaggtcatgtgactggcttaaaggtggccaacttaacgtcaatcacgtcaagggtttggattaaggTGCCTGGCTTCCCCTCgcctcagataataataataataataataataattgattagatttgtatgccgctcctctccaaagactcggggcggctcacaacaataataaaaacaatattatagtagaacaaatctaatatttaaaaaaagcatataaaaccctatcatattttaaaaaaacaaacaacagatacaatttccctatctatttactattactgaacatccaaaatatattatacattatatatttgaggcgaggagaggccaggcaccctaatccaaaactttgacatgagtgacattaagttgtccacctttaagccagtcacgtgacctttaagccaccccccggtcacacgattgtcaagccactcccaccttgttgcatggccggcaaaccacacccacaaaataagccacacccacagtgtggtagtaaaaaattttgcagcccttcattggtacaggtcctcaatggaaggcaggttggcagcaattgataATGGATAAATAATTTAGATGTGCTTAGTAAATAACTACATAATTACCATAACCATTTAACTTTCATTGACCTGGATATGTTGCAACTGTCATAGGTTCATGCCTGTTGCCAGCTGCCCAAATTTCTACCACTTGACCTCTGCTTGAATCGTGCATGGCCATCTCAAACCGGTGTGGTTTCACCAAGGCTTGTTGCAGGAACTCAAGAGGAATAAAGGGAGAACCAAGGTTTGCTTCTGTGGAAATGGACGGGACATACCTGGGTAAGTCATTGGCCAGGGACCGTCAATAAACCCAATGTAGCCAGAAAGGCAGGTGGCAAAGACACCGTGAGTCAACGTGACCAATCGGCAGCTCCATTCGCAGGCACGCTCGCGGTAGTGACGGCAGGACCAGGCGTAGAGGGAGAGCCAACCACATAGGCTTAGGGCCACCCACAGGATCATGGCCACCATCCTTCTGCAGCGGAATAAAAAGGAAATGTggaaagagatggatggatggatggatggatggatggatggagggattaATGGATCGCAAATGTTACAAATAGTTGTATGACTAACATCATTTGTCAgtggaatatactgtatatatagtacagttattcattcattcattcattcactcactcactcactcattcattagatttataggccacccttctacTTGCGGACTTAGGTAGCTTAgaagaatataatataatcacaaataaaaataacacaagcaattaaaaagttaagaaaaatttttaaaaacccagtataAAACCAATCAGTCATCCCTCATTCACACTACTGGCCAGAGCGAAGACTATAGGCCCGCTGGCATAGTATGTTTTTAACACCTTTcggaaggggaggagggtgggggtgatatgaatctccggggagagttagctccagaggaccggggccacaacagagaaggttcTCCCCCATGGACCCGCCAGTCGGCATTAATTGGCcaatgggatccagagaaggctgactctgtgtgacctaatcggtcactcGGATGTGTGAAACAGAAGACGGTCTggtaaatagaagagaagagaaatgtagaaaaagatgaatggatggatggatgaattgcAAATGTTACCAATAGTTGCATGACTGACAAGCAATATAAGCATCTacaatctacaaacacacacataccgcTACTCAAAACTGGACTTGAAGCCCGCCCATCTTCAAAGATTGACAACACAAGACTACAGAGTCCTTCTGGTCCTTCCCCGGCCAAGCCACATGGGATCTATGGTTgggttctccctccctccctccctcccccaactcTACACCCCAAGCCCTGCAAATCTCCAAGCCTCCAGATGCATCCCTTAGAAAACAAGCCCCACCGCGGCAACTAACTTTGCGGAgaccctctccacctcctcctcctcctcctcctcctcctccccgcccCCGGCCGCGGCGCATGGGAGTTGCAATCCCGTACGACGTGGAAGGGAGCCCCAGCCTCGCTTTTTGTGGCCAGAGCGCAACCTGTGGCGCGCGTCGTGGCGCGTTCCTTGCGCGCTcaacctttcccccctcctccgaATGCCCCCCCTCTCCATGAGCTGGAACGCTCCCGATTGCGATCGCCCACCGGACCCTTCGCCCACCGATCCAACCCGACCCTACCcaacccaacccagccagccagccagccagccccgccGGCCGAAGAGAGCGCACGAGAGGCGCGTACCTGTTGGAGCTCACCTGGCCTAAGCCAGGCCCGGGGCTTTCTCCTCCCGGTCGcgcccggcgggcgaggcgtctCCAGGTGACCGAGATCACCGAGCTTCGTCCGGGCACCGACGATTGGCAAGGCGGAGAAGTAACGGAAGCCAGCTTAGGGTCACCTGCTGGCGGGGAGGACGGATGGCAGCGCCCGCGGGCGATTGCGCGCAGGAGCCCATCGCGCAGCGAGGAAAGGAGGCGTCTTCGTTGGATCGGCTTGCTGGGAGAACGCGACCGGGGGCTTCCTTGGCAGACAGACCCCGGTTAAATTAAACCAGGTTGAAGTCATCCCGGGCCAAATGCGGAGAAAACCTTTTTCCGACGGCCGTTAGAGGAAAGCACCGAAACTGACCAGGCGAAGGAGCGCGTCGGTCCCGCAGGTACGGTAGATGCCATAGGAGGAATCCCCTACGCTTAGCTTGCACACCCATAACTTTGAAGTTTAGTCCCTGGAACTCTCTGCAGCTTGGCCAGTTCAACAGGGCAGGAAGCAGCCAGAAATTTGACCCAAGGAGGCCAACCGGTGTTGAGTTATCGTTGGCAATGCAGCTGGGCCAGTTCCTGGTTAGAATGCAATCGTTTCCAAATCTTGTTGGGTATAAAAAAGAGATGTATAGggctaaattaaaatattttggaaggcTGGCCTCGATTTAAGGACTCCGCAGTCAGGCAAGTTTTAATGGGTAACGACAGGACCAGGAATCCTGGTTTCTTTAACCTGTGGCTTAATTGTTGCCTGGGAATTCCCAATGAGCCCTAACATTATAACTTCCCCCAAATAGTTTCATTCCTTAGGCAACAAGAAAGCTgcctgtttatttattcatttatttatttattagatttgtatgccgcccctttccatagactcggagcggctcacaacacaataaaacaattcatgacaaatctaataatttacagtttaaaatttaaatagttaagaaaaccccatttttaagcagacatacctacaagcataccatacataaattatataggccctgggagacatctcaattcccccgtgcctgacgacaaaggtgggttttgaggagtttatgaaaggcaaggagggtaggggcagttctaatctctggggggagctggttccagaaggtcagggctgccacagagaaggctcttctcctggggcccgccaaccgacattgtttagttgacgggacccggagaaggctgactctgtgggacctaacgggtcgctgggattcatgcggcagaaggcggtctcgaagatattctggtccgatgccatgaagggctttataggtcataaccaacactttgaattgtgaccggaaattgatcggcaaccaatgcagacttcggagtgttggtgtgacatgggcattttggagaaagcccatgactgctcttgcagctgcattctgcacgattatGAATAAGTAAACAGAGAATAATACATAACTGAATAAGTACATTTATTAAATCACATGCATTCCGGCTAAACTCCATGCAGtcccttctttaaaacctccagtgatgtagcgcccccaatttctggtggcaagctgttccactggttaattgtccttgctgttaggaagtttctccttaattccaggttgcttcattCCTTAATTAGTTTTTTTGGGGTCCTGTCTTctgatgctttgaaaaataagtaatccccctcttctttgtattagcccctcaaatactggaatactgctgtcatgtcacctctaattcttcttttctttagatcaGCCAGATCCAAAATCTGTTCTCACTTAGCGaacatattatagaaacatagaaacgtataagattgacggcagaaaaagacctcctggtccataagtctgcccttatcctatttcctgcatttggtcttaggatggatctatgtttatcccaggcatgtttacattcacttcctgtggatttaccaaccacgtctgctggaagtttgttccaagcatctactactttttcagtcaaataatattttctcacattgcttctgatctttcccccaactaacctcagattgtgtctccttgttcttgggttcactttcctattaaaaacacttccctcctgaaccttatttaacctattaacatatttaaatgtttcaatcatgtccctccttttccttctgtcctccagactatacagatggagttcatgaagtctttcctgatacgttttatgcttaagaccttccaccatttttgtagcccatgtttggtcccgttcaatttgatccgtatcttttttgtaggcgaggtcctCCAGATGGACAAATTCCAAATATCTCAGAATATAGTTCAACAAATCCTTGAAACTTCTCCCTGGTTCACAGATTCTCACCTCACGCACAGATATCAAGAAATCAGAGCTGTCTCGATTCACACGTTAAACTCCCCTCTGTCGTATTTGCATGAATTGTTTAGAAGGTGGATTACTTTCGGGTTTTACTTGCCGCAGATATGACCCAGTTAAACTTCTCAAGCAATCCTGCGGGAC
The nucleotide sequence above comes from Erythrolamprus reginae isolate rEryReg1 chromosome 12, rEryReg1.hap1, whole genome shotgun sequence. Encoded proteins:
- the TLCD5 gene encoding TLC domain-containing protein 5 is translated as MVAMILWVALSLCGWLSLYAWSCRHYRERACEWSCRLVTLTHGVFATCLSGYIGFIDGPWPMTYPGYPNTVLQVHALCISLGYFLFDLGWCVYFKAEGPLMLVHHSVSILGISASLALGESAGEVNAVIFGSELTNPFLQARWFLREKGLYPSLIGDVVDFLFVVLFAGVRIGVGAWLMYCVLLSPRPRVFIKVGGFIMYAVSCVFMVSIFRFARRKTMKKYQAWRSWWNKEVDLNANGYLKSH